One segment of Paenibacillus sp. FSL R7-0337 DNA contains the following:
- a CDS encoding nucleoside hydrolase: MSNSTTRIIIDCDTGIDDALAILYALRAPGVVVEGITTVFGNIDVQQAAENTLRLLELAAPGYGIPVALGASRALVRELTGFSTHVHGENGIGGVQLPPSRQVPVQETAAEFIVRMADSNPGELVLVTLGRLTNLSLALDLDPQLTSKLKKVVVMGGTVFKPGNVTPVAEANLWGDPEAADRVFTSGLPVMMIGLDVTLQTRITSEHVELLRRHGREENKAVIDFMEESLAYYFKFYREANYLINSAPLHDPLALMAALQPDLVTCRRMKVRVEHQGAFTSGMVVADLRAQPKEGEFIEVAVEVDAERAVGVFLGVFM, translated from the coding sequence ATGAGTAACAGCACAACTAGAATCATCATCGATTGTGACACAGGAATAGACGATGCACTGGCCATATTGTATGCGCTCCGGGCACCGGGGGTAGTGGTTGAGGGGATTACGACGGTGTTCGGCAACATTGATGTGCAGCAGGCGGCGGAGAATACGCTGCGGCTGCTTGAGCTTGCGGCTCCGGGCTATGGAATCCCGGTGGCGCTGGGAGCTTCCCGGGCGCTGGTGCGTGAGCTAACCGGCTTTTCCACCCATGTTCACGGGGAGAATGGCATTGGCGGCGTTCAGCTGCCACCCTCCCGGCAGGTGCCGGTGCAAGAGACGGCGGCAGAGTTCATCGTGCGGATGGCAGATTCGAATCCGGGAGAACTGGTCCTGGTGACGCTCGGACGGCTGACGAACCTGTCGCTGGCCCTGGATCTGGACCCGCAGCTGACCTCCAAGCTGAAGAAGGTAGTAGTTATGGGCGGTACGGTCTTTAAGCCGGGCAACGTTACGCCGGTAGCCGAGGCCAATCTGTGGGGCGACCCGGAAGCGGCTGACCGTGTATTCACTTCAGGACTGCCTGTAATGATGATCGGGCTGGATGTGACACTTCAGACGCGGATCACTTCAGAGCATGTGGAGCTGCTGAGGCGGCATGGACGGGAAGAGAATAAGGCGGTCATTGACTTTATGGAAGAGTCGCTGGCGTATTATTTTAAATTTTACCGCGAGGCGAACTATCTCATTAACAGCGCTCCGCTGCATGATCCGCTGGCCCTGATGGCTGCCTTGCAGCCGGATCTGGTAACCTGCCGCCGGATGAAGGTCCGTGTAGAGCATCAGGGGGCGTTCACCTCCGGTATGGTCGTAGCAGACTTGCGGGCACAGCCCAAAGAAGGAGAATTCATCGAAGTGGCTGTAGAGGTGGATGCTGAACGGGCTGTTGGTGTCTTTTTGGGCGTGTTCATGTAG